One stretch of Arachis hypogaea cultivar Tifrunner chromosome 20, arahy.Tifrunner.gnm2.J5K5, whole genome shotgun sequence DNA includes these proteins:
- the LOC112784235 gene encoding pentatricopeptide repeat-containing protein At5g48910-like: MSSINMNIPLLHPKTSTPHHSQLFLTQIRTCQSMQELKQVHAFLIKTAQNHEPVVATELLRHSATSDFRDIDYALSLFDEMPEPDCFAWNTLIRALAETHDRPLHALLFFCNMVSDGMVEPNRFTFPSVLKACSVLTRLEEGKQVHGLVVKFGFSGDEFVVSNLLRMYVMCGNMEDSHVLFRRSFDGVDYMNKVMRDKRREEGIVVLCNVMVDGYVRVGNLTAARELFDRMHKRSVVSWNAMISGYAQNGYFLEAIELFHRMQMEDLLPNRVTLVSVLPAISRLGAIEMGKWVHLYAERNKIKIDDALGSALVDMYAKCGSIGKAVQVFESLPKSNVITWNAILGGLAMHGKAKDVFDFFARMERSGISPSDVTYIAILSACSHAGLVDKGRSYFNHMVNVGFVPRIEHYGCMVDLLGRAGYLEEAKELILNMPIKSDDVIWKALLGACKVHKNVEIGRRAAEVLMQLAPHDSGAYVAISNIYASSGDWDAVAEVRLMMKDLDIRKDPGCSWIEIDGVIHEFLVEDDSHPSAKEIHSMLEEISNKLNFEGYRPNTTQVLLKMDETHKESVLHYHSEKIAVAFGLISTTPKTPLQIVKNLRICEDCHSSMKLISKIYNRKITIRDRKRFHHFEHGSCSCMDYW; encoded by the coding sequence ATGTCATCCATAAACATGAACATACCACTGTTGCACCCCAAAACCAGCACACCTCATCATTCACAGTTGTTCCTCACACAAATCAGGACATGCCAAAGCATGCAAGAATTGAAGCAAGTGCATGCCTTTCTCATCAAAACAGCACAAAACCATGAACCTGTTGTGGCAACAGAGCTTCTCAGGCACTCTGCAACCTCTGATTTTCGTGATATTGACTATGCCCTCTCGTTGTTCGATGAAATGCCTGAACCAGATTGCTTTGCCTGGAACACGTTGATAAGAGCACTTGCTGAAACCCATGATAGGCCACTGCATGCCTTGCTGTTTTTCTGCAATATGGTGTCTGATGGGATGGTGGAACCCAACAGGTTCACCTTCCCTTCTGTGTTGAAGGCTTGTTCAGTGTTGACCAGGTTGGAGGAAGGGAAGCAGGTTCATGGTTTGGTTGTGAAGTTTGGATTTTCTGGTGATGAGTTTGTGGTTAGCAATCTGCTAAGGATGTATGTGATGTGCGGGAATATGGAGGATTCCCATGTTTTGTTTCGCAGGAGTTTTGATGGTGTTGATTATATGAACAAAGTGATGAGGGATAAGAGGAGGGAGGAGGGTATTGTGGTTCTGTGCAATGTGATGGTTGATGGGTATGTGAGAGTTGGGAACCTTACGGCTGCTAGGGAGTTGTTTGACAGGATGCATAAAAGGAGTGTGGTTTCTTGGAATGCAATGATTTCCGGCTATGCACAAAATGGGTATTTTTTGGAGGCCATAGAATTGTTTCATAGGATGCAGATGGAGGATTTGCTCCCGAACCGGGTGACTTTGGTCAGCGTGTTGCCTGCAATTTCACGGCTCGGGGCCATTGAAATGGGGAAATGGGTGCATTTGTATGCAGAGAGGAACAAGATTAAGATTGATGACGCTCTTGGCTCTGCATTAGTTGATATGTATGCAAAGTGTGGGAGCATTGGGAAGGCTGTTCAGGTCTTTGAGAGTCTGCCTAAGAGTAATGTGATAACATGGAATGCTATACTCGGTGGTCTAGCCATGCATGGTAAAGCCAAGGACGTGTTTGATTTTTTTGCGAGGATGGAAAGAAGTGGCATATCCCCTAGTGATGTAACATACATAGCCATCTTGAGTGCTTGTAGCCATGCAGGGTTAGTAGACAAGGGTAGATCATATTTCAATCATATGGTTAATGTGGGGTTTGTGCCTCGGATAGAGCACTATGGATGCATGGTTGATCTCTTGGGACGTGCTGGATATCTAGAAGAAGCCAAAGAACTTATATTGAACATGCCAATAAAATCAGATGATGTCATATGGAAGGCTTTGCTTGGTGCTTGTAAGGTACATAAGAATGTTGAAATTGGAAGGCGTGCAGCAGAGGTTTTAATGCAACTGGCTCCACACGATAGTGGGGCATATGTGGCTATCTCGAACATATATGCCTCATCTGGTGATTGGGATGCAGTTGCAGAAGTGAGGTTGATGATGAAAGACTTGGACATAAGGAAAGACCCTGGATGCAGTTGGATCGAGATTGATGGTGTTATTCATGAGTTTCTTGTTGAAGATGATTCCCATCCTAGTGCCAAAGAAATACACTCAATGTTGGAGGAAATttctaacaaattaaattttgaaggtTATAGGCCAAATACCACACAAGTCTTGCTTAAGATGGATGAGACACATAAAGAAAGTGTGCTGCATTACCACAGTGAGAAGATTGCAGTTGCCTTTGGCTTAATTAGTACAACACCAAAGACCCCACTTCAGATTGTGAAAAACTTGCGAATTTGTGAAGATTGTcattcctccatgaaattaataTCAAAGATTTACAATCGCAAGATAACTATCAGGGACAGGAAGCGGTTTCACCATTTTGAGCATGGTTCATGTTCTTGTATGGACTACTGGTAG